From Gossypium raimondii isolate GPD5lz chromosome 11, ASM2569854v1, whole genome shotgun sequence:
CAGCATTAGCCACCTTGATATTCTATTTTGAGACACTCGAAAGTTAAAGCTTGTCCCTACGAAGATTTGAGTTTTGGACAAGCCTAACAAATTTGATGTCAAACCACAAACTAGTAATATTTACATTCTATAGTAGAAAATTTTAAGCAAAGAATGCCCCTCATAAGAGCCACAAGATAAACCTAATAAACACAGCAtgatataaaacaataaaatgaaactGGAAGATTGTTCTTCCCTTTTACAAAGCCAAGTACTCTGCTAAACCTCTAAGCAAATCAAACCTGTCCACAGCAATTGACCATTTGCTATCTATAAAGTTAGTAGCCGAAAGTAATACTGCTGGCAATGCCAATGCTGCTACAAGCGAGCTTAAAACCGTCATCATTGCACCCTGTCTCATTAACTCCAAAGCAATACCTGCAGCAAGCAGAAGCAATGTTCAAATATAGACAATTCATATGATTAAGATGCTATTTTAAAAATCAGACATAAACCCATTACTTGAAGTTAGCCAATCCTGAATTGCGGTACTCACTGCAATCAGATTCCGGGACTCCCACAGCAGCGCAAACctataattttccttttatccatcaaaagtgttttaaaaaaaccaaaggTTCCACATACAGTGGGTAATGGTATCAAAATTCTGTACCTTTCCATGTTGTCAATTTGTCCTTCCCAGGGCCTTACATAATCTTCCTTACTGAAAACAAATCCAGAGATCAAAATCTCAACTGCTAGTCGctgaaataaaaagttaaatcaGAACTAAAATTTCCAGACCACTAATAAGGTCCAGACACCATAGTTTTCTAAGTCCCCGgaaacagaaaagaaagaagtcTATAAGAACTTACGCCCTGGTTATGATAGTCTCCAATAGctataaattcaaattcatcaatgTTACCAGTTCTCCTAGCCATTTTAGAACCTGTAAGCCCAGCTCCAGCAGCTGGGTAGAACAGCGTGTAAAAATAGATATTAATATGGTATTGAAAGACTTCTTGAGAGCAGTATGTACCAAGTGTATCTTGGATACGTTTAACAtatattagtataaaatttcTGAAATAGAACTATAAGTATAACAAACAAAAACTATACAGTGAATCCCGCAGTACGGAAAATGACATGATAAGAATGGTAACTTAGGAGATTCATGATTAGTCATACACCTCCAAATGATGCGGCAACAGCAACAGAACCTGCAACAGTTCCAGCAGCACTTGCAGCAGCAGCAAACCCACTTGCTCCAATGACAGGGACTAAAGTGCCTAATGTTGGAGCCAGGGCACCAAATCCTGCAGCAATTGCTGGAGCAGCTAACCCtgtttaatagtaaaatggtgAACCAAAAAGGTCAAAAACATTAAAGTCATGAGAGTTGAAACTTTAGTTTCTAAAAGAGTATTGAAAGGGACTGAAAAATGAGATGACTTTATTCCACACGTGCTGGAGTTTATAGTGGTAAATTAACTAAATACaagataataacaaatttgaaacaaaaagataaaatgataaaaccaACTATTTGAACTAACCAACTCCTAgataagaaaaaacaaaaaaccaacTCCTAAATAACAGGAACAGAGTAACTCAGAGCTAATCATGTACAAGACCATCACATCCGCTtttaatgcttaatttagaATAACCACTTACAATCACCCACGTTCTTTAAAGAGTAATAAGGCACCAAATCCCATGTTTGATTTAAAACaaaagcatcaaattcactttGCAGTGCAGATTTCCATAATGGGTAGGTGAGAGCCTGGTTTGGATTTCGGGGAATTTGGGAAAGGACTTGATTACTCTTGGATGGGGTTGGTCCATggattttccttccttttgcTGCATTTCGCTCAAAGGGTTGAAAGGAGATAGTGCATCAAGCTGTTCAGAAGGGCCAACTTGATCCTATTCCCAAGGGATCCCAAATGGGGGAACCTAGGGGAGCCGCCGACTCCAACTACCATCCATGTACGATCCATACTAGATCTGACCCGGCTTCATGCAGGCGAGTTGCAGCCTGCAATCTGAACTGAGGACGGGTTTTTGGAGTTAGCTCACCCTTGCGGGATCGCGACCCTTTGTGTAGATGAGGGTTTGTTTGACACGGACAAGGGAAGAGGGTCTACAGGTTGGGACAAGGCATTGGTGGAAGACATGATGGACAAGTGGGATGCAGATGTAGGCTTAGGATGGGATTGGGTTTTTCATCTTTGGTAAGTCATAAGGAGCTATTATTAGTAGTTGAAGGAAGGAGGGAAGCCGATTGTATAGGGTCTGGTTGGGAGGATGACAACACCAAGACTTAAAGTTTGTGAGTTACTTGAGTTGGTGTGACAACTTCTATTTGGAGCACAACTGTTTCCCATTGCAACCCCTTCGAGACCATAGTCGTCATGTAAAGTGGTTAATCTTCAAGCATATGATGCACTATGATGTGTTGCATCAGTGTCAACAACCCAGGATTCCTGTTGGTAGAGTAGTTGGCCAGCAAAGTTGACTCGAGCCTGAAGGTGATTATGTGACCGTGAGCTACAAACCCTTGCAGAATGACCAGGTAAGTCACAAAGCAGTCAATGGAGGGTGTTATCAGTAGGTGGTGGTTGTTGATTTCTTCTTTGGCTGCCATGGTTGAGAATGCCAAGATTGATTATTGGCATCATTGTAGTTTAAACGAAAGTTGTTGTTCCAAGGAGTAGTTGAGCTATGGCAACAGTAGTGGAGGTCAAATGTGATGTTCAAGTCTCATTATGTTTCAAGAAGAGTTCATCGTCAAGCAGCTTTGATCTCTTGCATAGACGACAGCTAAAAGTTCACAAAAGTCAGATCCAAGTCTAGTGATGATTTTGACTGAGTTATGAATTAGACACAACAGTCACGGTGGTTTTAAGTTTTTCATAGAGGGAATAAGCTTGGAATAGATAATTAGTGATACGAAGGGTGTGTTTGGAAAGATGAGCCAAACGATCGAGCAAACTGAAGATTCTCTCATTTTAGACTTGTTTGAATATGCAGTGTGGAGAGCACCCCAAGCAGCTTTGGTGGTTGTTGCTGCTGCTGCAACTATGGTGGCAAGGGTTGGATCAGCAAAGGTTCAGATAGCATTTTGAATTAACTGATCTTGGCCGAACCAAGCAAGGAACTTGAGATTAGCAACATCCCAATAGTTTTGAGACATGGTGGGAGCCGTTATAGGACTAGATCCATCAAGATGAACTAGGGGTTGTGACCATGCAAGAGCCTGAACACGTGAGTTTTCCAAAGGGAGAAGTTGTGACTCTCAGCTAATTGAACAAAAAAGGTGTTGTTGGTAGTAGAGTTGGAGTTGACGACAAAAACATAGGTGGCCTTTTGAGGGTAGAGATGGATGGGTTACCGGAGGATCTAACTCGTTAGAGTTTAGAAGGCTCGTGATATCATAAAAAAAGTATGAAAGGGGATAAAAAATGAGATGCTTTTTATTCCATACATTCTGGGTATTTATAGTGATAAATACCTAAACAAATACAAGATGATaacaaatttgaaacaaaaaatgataaaaccaACTATTTGAACCTAACCAATTCCTAGATGAGAGAAAATAGAAATCAATTCTAAATAACAAGAACATGGTAACTAAGAGCTAATTATGTGGATGACCATCACATCCACTTTTAGTTTCCAAGAAATTAATTGCCCAATAAAATGGTTTAGACAATCACATACCTCCAGTAATGGCCATCAAAGTTCCTCCAGCCACTGCAGCAGCACCAATGATACCACGACGCTTCCATTTCGCCCATGTGCTCCCTGACGACTGGGATTCTTCTTCTTGtgcttctttctcttttactAAAGCCATTGCAGAGAAAGCAACTATCATCTCAATGCTTTCCTGCAAACACAAAGGTTCACTAATAGGgagaatatatatgtatatataaagaaaatctATGAACAGTTACACTGGAAAGGGTTAGTTTCTTGACAAAATACCACATTCCATACCTTAACATGTGCTATTATATTAGACAAGTCCCAAAGATCTTCTCTGACAATGAAGGACAATCCCGAAAAGGAATCTTAAGGGTCTTATTAACAGTACACAGAACTTTAGATAAACATCTATCTAGTAGGTACTCAATAATACAGAGAAATCGACATCAATTCATATCTATTTAGTTATTTCTCCTACTAAAATGACATTGTATACTGCAAGCCCTGAGTTTGAAAGATGGCAAAGGGACAAAAGCTTGAGTTTACAAACCATTTTTATCCACTCAATGTCAAACCAACTTGTCAGCAACCGCAAAGCCACACGATGACGAGCATCATAGCCTTTTCTTCGTCGGGTATATTTTTTGCTATCTTCACGAGTATCCGCAGCTGCAAGGCAAGCTGAAAGAAGCTCATAAAGAACCATCACTTTCCTCTGATAAGTAAGCATCCCAACCTCTTCAGTAGGTTTCTCATTCAAACTATCACACATTAGATGATGGTTATCAGTCCCACAAAGCACGTTAGAATCGCTCTCTGGTGGAGTCACTATAGGTTGGTTTTCCATTACAGAATTTGGTGGAACCTCAGGAGTGGAATATTTCTCACGATATTCCTGTTCATATTTACGAGACTTCTCTTTCTTAACCTGAGAAGATTCAGAATTTGTTTCCATGCTAAATGCCATAGCATCAACAGCTTTAGACAGAGCAATCTCCTGCTCCAATCTTTCAGAAGAACCTTCCTCACTTTGTTCAGCTATTAACCTCATGAACTGTATAAATACGAAGTaacaaaaacatgtttataacCTGAAAAATAATCATTGAAACATTGCGcacatttcttcttcaagtGATCATAAACATGACCATTAGAGAAAGGAAACAACATACAGCGCCCACATGATTGGTGGCTCGCGAAGTCCCAGCAGTTTCTTCTAGTCCAAGCCATGCTGCGGAGTCGATATCTAGAAAcctgagagagagagagagagagaaatttattaaattttctgaAATTTGGAATGTCAAGAGAAAGAATTCGAGATCCTAAAATTGATCGTGTCCGAATTcaagaaattcaaataaaacagAAAAGGCAACTCCGGCAGATAAAATCCTTTCATGAAATCAATTTCGGCTATcaatcaaaaggaaaagaaaaatgaagtgaCTACCTGAAAACAGGTCGAAGCAGACCCGATCTTTCGTTGACCCAAAGATCGGGATCGTCAGAGACTGACTCGTTGCTACTACTGCTACTTGTTCGCTCCCCAGTGGAATGATGATCGTCCTCAAAGGGAAGTCCAAGAGGACGAGTCTGATGGATCTGAGCCTGGTTAACAGCAAAGGCGAACAACGCACCCGCCCCATATCTCTGCGTCGGCGTTAGAAATGACTTCCTTTCTCCCGCCATGCTTCACAATTTTGTTTTCAACTTATTAGAGCTTCTAAGGCTAATTCCCGATCTTCCACAGTCAATATTTCTGTTTGCAATTAGAAAATTATTggattttcttttccattttcgAGGCTTTGAAAATATTCTTTGTCTTGCTGGCAATTCTTTGAAGTTAACTCCGTTCATAAcaataatcaatattttattattttaaccgtgaaaaatatttttattggaccggaatcattttaaattacttgcacattttaattttctacccttcttttaaactaatattttacactttttaatttaaataaatataaccattCAGTATAAGtaggttttaaaaaattcaagtggcaaatcacttttaatttagataaaaaaaaatttagtctGCTACGTCTATGATCTGCTACTCTAGCatggtttgatttttttaggtttttgtttttggtttgttttgtttGGGGCGCATTGGTGATTAGATAGGGGTGGTTCTAATCAGTTTGGTAAATTTCTCGACAATGGAGAATAATTTAACAGATCTATCATTGGAAGATCGGGAAGAGGAGGTTCTACAGGTACATAATGAACCCGATACTACGAAAGTGATTTATGATTCTTGTCTAGTAGGATGCTTTCTTACGGCAAGTATGATCCATTTCCCGGAAATGAGAAGTACAATGGCGAATCTATGgctgtaacaacccgttttcaatagaattggaacagtggtttcgagaccacaaatctgacaagtaaatatttgttttattattattttaatgtctgtGGAACGTTATAAGGGttgtataaaatttttgttaagaaattttgacgtttgcatgtttaattaagtaaaaaaggactaaattgtaaaaggtgcaaaagtagagttctagtagctaaatgCATCAAATGGCTATAGAACTTTAATGTAAGAGGACTTAgatggcaattagaccatttatgttgttagtggatgtttatgaacatgttttttttgaagttattaatgtttttaaagagCAAAAcagtaaaatagtaattaaatgataaaaacataCAAGTAAAATGgcatcatcttcttccatttgtttttcttcaatCGAATATTCAAAAGGAGAATAGCTAGGGTTCGGCCATTTCATtttcttgcatggtatgtattttgattccatttttaatgatttttatgttttcgggatcattgtagcttaatctagctagcccagggactaatttgcaaaactgttaaaggtttagggttttccATAAACATATTTGCATGATTCTTGAAagttaatgaaatattatgagtcattgttgttaaataaacaagttttgtaaagtaatttttggtgaaattattatttagggacttatttataaaagtagtaaaatatcatggtaaaattatgaaatgattaTTTGTATGGGTTGATATAAGTCCCTATGTAATTCAGCTAGCAtgaaatgtggatgaaattgcataaattttaattctgagcttaaggactaaattgtaaagaagttaaaatattaagggcaaacatgtaattttgtaaaagtatgaattttgtactaaattgaatagtataagtattaaatggattgaaattgtttatttagatcaagataaacttTGTATGGATCTAAATCGAATAAAAGCTGAAGCCTCGGATTAGTTTATCTTGTTTCGACATCTttgttatcgaggtaagttcgtatgtttaaataacattttaatgttattttgatatatatatatatatatatatatatatatatatatatatgttatgtgcTATTTATCATGTAAGTAAATATTGAAATCCAACGACGTTACGACGATTATCGAGCCCCATTTGAAcattaggaatatataggatacaaacgatatgtcattaaggttaccatgtttcgggtgctggtcctaaatgtcctaccgatgacTGAGGTCAGACATTTTTTGCGGATACtcatcagcttgtgtgagcagtatcgtgtagcttacattccaacTATCAGCTtatgtgagcagacccattttacGGCTCGAGTGAGCAATaatgtaaaggaaaaagaaaggaaaggttatatgtttagcacacttcgtaTGAGCTTTCCCGCGTATTCgatgttattctaaatggttcaacgagcatAAAATGGGAAGAAACGGTAAGTGTTCCAATCGACTATGATATAAACCTATGGAAATGTatgaaatgataatgataatgattaatgaatgtatatatatgaaatgtatgtaaATCTACCTTACTATGTAATAATTCAATTGAGTTATGTGTTAaagcactaacatgtgttgttgatgatgcttaggcttatgCCAGGTTATGTTGGATTGAATCATGTTTAGATTATAaggttatgcattgaaatggtaagttgtatttgtgatttacgaacttactaagcattatatgcttacgtagttttctttcttatgttttatagattatcggaagctcgattgatttggaagctcgtcggagacctatcacactatccaacgattatatcggtagtttcTGATGTTTTGGTCAatgttataatgacatgtataagtgGACTTGTGGTTTATGTTAGTTGATAAGTTTGACATGTATATGTATTGTTATGGTTGGTACACTTTTGGTACTTATGGCATCTTGTTAATGTTGTTAATATGGTTAAGTTGATACATGTTTTCAATAGccaatttggtatgtgatgaagtAGTTGCAATGTGGTTAAGTATGGTATGTTTGAGATGGAAGTGAGCTAGATGTGTTTGAATGAAATATGACCAATTATGCATAAGTTTAGGTATGTTAGTTTGATcgtgattgaggtgcctatatggcatattggttggatggaatttggtcatttgaattaGTCATTTTATACATGTTTTGATTCCTTGGTCAagggtgcaaatggcttgtaggtaCATGCTTGAAATGGGTGCaggaaatgacttgattttggttaattttttgtccacacggcctaagacacaggcgtgcgtctcagccgtgtgtgacatacgATCGTacaacatggccgtgtgtctccTGTAGGTTTTAAATGTTACAAGTCAAGCAGttacacggcttagcacacggtctggcacacggacgtgtggcttggccgtgtgacccaactcagagagttTCACGGACACGGACACGAGCTAGGACACGGCCGTatgtccctattttgattgttacacaacctgagacacgggcgtttgtctcagccatgtgagtcacacggccgtgtgacctctgcagttcaatttttctaatttttttcttaaatatttcaaatgtttctaatttagtctcGGATCGTTTCTAAGGTGTTTCttaggcctcgagggctcgattaaaggataatatgcatgtatatgaatggattatgctatgtttattttaatgtttggaaatgtatgtttttatgtcACGTTTATACGATAATgtttcgtaaccctatttcaacGACggtacgggttaggggtgttataacGGCACCTTTTAATAAGGGTTCAGATATCAAATCTGGGGGAGAAGAGGtttttgtttagattttttttcataaaatggaTCAATCGGGTGTTAAATAGGGCTCCATAGACTTTTAATAATCATCTTTTGGtgattcatcatttggaggatgGCGAGGATCCGTTGAAGGTATTGTTAATTTATGCGACCTTTTGGGTGCAAGTGCATGATTTCCTTcctaaggtttttttttctgaatcTATAGCAAAATAATTAGGTGATTTTATTGGTAAGTTCTTGGAATACGATGACAAGAGTTTGGGTAGGGGATTGAGGGATTACTTATGTATACGGGTCTAGATGAATATCAAACGATCTCTGAAGCAGAAGAAGACGATTATGTTCTCACCTGACAAGTGCTCTTATGTCAGTTTTAAATACGAAAGATTGacattgttttgttttttctatGGTTGTTTGGGACACAATGGTTCTTTCTGTCAGGTTAGAATGGCTAAAGGATTAGAAGTTGCAGACATGGCATGGGGTTTGTCGTTAAAGGCCCAGTCAAAGAGAGCTATTGCAATGAATAGTGTACAGTTGAGAGAGAAAGGTGAAATGGAGATAAAGGGAACTAGCCTAGGATGTTTTGATTTGGGGTGGGGATTTTGGGAGGGTGAAGAAAAGAATCAGGGAGATGCATAGACCTTGTTTTGGGGTTAAACTTGGAGGGTGATTCAAAATATATGTCAGGTATAAAAGGGGACTCTTCAAATATATAGGGTCAAATGGATATGGAACATGACTCAGAGGGATGCCCTATAGAAGGTGGTGATAGAAAGAAAAGGATAATGGGAATTATTGTGTTTCAAATGTGATAGATTCACTGGTGGTTGGAGATGGAGATTGTTGGAACGAGCTCACTTTTTACCGGCGACTACCAAAGGGCAAGTCGACCGATcagaatgaaaataatatgtTGGAACATCCGTGGTTTTGGGAATACATGGGTTATAAAAAGACTTCGACATATGCTGAAGGTGTATAATCCCTGATTGGTCTTCTTTATGGAGACTAAAATAGGTAATGTGTGAATG
This genomic window contains:
- the LOC105803744 gene encoding uncharacterized protein LOC105803744 isoform X2 encodes the protein MAGERKSFLTPTQRYGAGALFAFAVNQAQIHQTRPLGLPFEDDHHSTGERTSSSSSNESVSDDPDLWVNERSGLLRPVFRFLDIDSAAWLGLEETAGTSRATNHVGAFMRLIAEQSEEGSSERLEQEIALSKAVDAMAFSMETNSESSQVKKEKSRKYEQEYREKYSTPEVPPNSVMENQPIVTPPESDSNVLCGTDNHHLMCDSLNEKPTEEVGMLTYQRKVMVLYELLSACLAAADTREDSKKYTRRRKGYDARHRVALRLLTSWFDIEWIKMESIEMIVAFSAMALVKEKEAQEEESQSSGSTWAKWKRRGIIGAAAVAGGTLMAITGGLAAPAIAAGFGALAPTLGTLVPVIGASGFAAAASAAGTVAGSVAVAASFGAAGAGLTGSKMARRTGNIDEFEFIAIGDYHNQGRLAVEILISGFVFSKEDYVRPWEGQIDNMERFALLWESRNLIAVSTAIQDWLTSSIALELMRQGAMMTVLSSLVAALALPAVLLSATNFIDSKWSIAVDRSDKAGRLLAEVLLKGYQGNSGWSFLRLFYYVGS
- the LOC105803744 gene encoding uncharacterized protein LOC105803744 isoform X1, encoding MAGERKSFLTPTQRYGAGALFAFAVNQAQIHQTRPLGLPFEDDHHSTGERTSSSSSNESVSDDPDLWVNERSGLLRPVFRFLDIDSAAWLGLEETAGTSRATNHVGAFMRLIAEQSEEGSSERLEQEIALSKAVDAMAFSMETNSESSQVKKEKSRKYEQEYREKYSTPEVPPNSVMENQPIVTPPESDSNVLCGTDNHHLMCDSLNEKPTEEVGMLTYQRKVMVLYELLSACLAAADTREDSKKYTRRRKGYDARHRVALRLLTSWFDIEWIKMESIEMIVAFSAMALVKEKEAQEEESQSSGSTWAKWKRRGIIGAAAVAGGTLMAITGGLAAPAIAAGFGALAPTLGTLVPVIGASGFAAAASAAGTVAGSVAVAASFGAAGAGLTGSKMARRTGNIDEFEFIAIGDYHNQGRLAVEILISGFVFSKEDYVRPWEGQIDNMERFALLWESRNLIAVSTAIQDWLTSSIALELMRQGAMMTVLSSLVAALALPAVLLSATNFIDSKWSIAVDRSDKAGRLLAEVLLKGYQGNRPVTLIGYSLGARVIFSCLQALSETERNAELVERVVLLGAPIAIKDENWEAARKMVAGRFINAYSTKDWMLGVAFRASLLTNGLAGLQPVDVQGIENVDVTDTIEGHSSYLWSTRKILERLELEVCYPVFKSKEKEE
- the LOC105803744 gene encoding uncharacterized protein LOC105803744 isoform X3, with translation MAGERKSFLTPTQRYGAGALFAFAVNQAQIHQTRPLGLPFEDDHHSTGERTSSSSSNESVSDDPDLWVNERSGLLRPVFRFLDIDSAAWLGLEETAGTSRATNHVGAFMRLIAEQSEEGSSERLEQEIALSKAVDAMAFSMETNSESSQVKKEKSRKYEQEYREKYSTPEVPPNSVMENQPIVTPPESDSNVLCGTDNHHLMCDSLNEKPTEEVGMLTYQRKVMVLYELLSACLAAADTREDSKKYTRRRKGYDARHRVALRLLTSWFDIEWIKMESIEMIVAFSAMALVKEKEAQEEESQSSGSTWAKWKRRGIIGAAAVAGGTLMAITGGLAAPAIAAGFGALAPTLGTLVPVIGASGFAAAASAAGTVAGSVAVAASFGAAGAGLTGSKMARRTGNIDEFEFIAIGDYHNQGRLAVEILISGFVFSKEDYVRPWEGQIDNMERFALLWESRNLIAVSTAIQDWLTSSIALELMRQGAMMTVLSSLVAALALPAVLLSATNFIDSKWSIAVDRSDKAGRLLAEVLLKGYQVVGVS